The following proteins are encoded in a genomic region of Terriglobia bacterium:
- a CDS encoding molybdopterin-dependent oxidoreductase, giving the protein MTTTRREALKYMGTVFGAALLNGKTTLLSPLDSIGNLLDFFPSRGWEKVYRDQYSYDSTFNFLCVPNDTHNCRLTAFVRDGVALRIEQAYDMGGVGDLYGNKVSAGWAPRGCLKGYTLVQRVYGPHRHKFPTVRKCWLEWADAGFPREGDYVERYFKKRGEDDRVRVSWDQAFTLIAKAILNITQTYGGAEGAALLERQGYPKPMIDQLGGVGTQAIKMRSAIAACGPVSKQGALVRFANMLALVDTHVRKVEPAQAKGARHWTTYEYLGDMDPGFPQVTGVNSFDVDMADMRHSKLVVVIGKNFVEHKMADVHWMVEGMERKAKIVVIGPDYNPTSQKADSWIPVRPGSDTALLLGVANLIIQKNYHDETFIKKHSDMPLLVRLDTLKKLRAADIIPNYKNAENTGYSAEVQKIDPKMRAQWGDYVVWNAKTNQPAVITREDVGDKMLAKGIDPVLDGEFTVQTVDGKPVRCRTGFSIQREVLSYYTVERVSQITSTPPNLIEQLAHDIGTIKPCAMHSGEGVNHYYHADLKGRAVIMLCTLTGNLGTFGAGPGTWAGNYKVNSMDGLPAYVAEDPFNPNEATPKLRKTYTEEHPVFWVNGGPTWATGKTHMPTPTKMMWTANTNMINNCPWLYNLLTHELPKVELFINNDWEYNLSCEYSDIALPVPSWLETTLPDIVGSASNPFCSIWKGGIKPIFDTKMDAETVAGVARKLTEMTGDSRFENYFKYILEGKAEFYIQRLMDASTTLKGYNCEEILKSGRSVLMNFRTYPRITGYEQIQESAPFYNKTGRLEFYREEDTFIREGENVVVHREPIEATPYLPNVIISGPAAGLRPEPRNIPVTATSADDRGKRNLVLPWEKAKDIENPLHARGYKFVFISTKTRHSTHSSWMMADWNKMWISSFGDPYRSDKRSPGVGEPEIRINPQDAKALGINDGDYVWVDANDEDRPYKGWKPDDPLYQAARLKLRGRYDPRVRPGMVISRHAPWAATPRTVAAQRNRKDGRTLSDSGYESNFRSGSLQSCVRVYCQPTMMTDDLIRKNSVGQGIGQGQGNDAYGVNTPYKEALVRITKAEDGGIDGHGQWEPTLTGFTPGNESATMREYLEGSFIKNKSDS; this is encoded by the coding sequence TTGACCACAACTCGACGCGAAGCTCTCAAATACATGGGAACAGTTTTTGGCGCCGCGCTCTTAAACGGCAAAACCACATTGCTCTCGCCGCTGGACTCGATTGGAAATCTTCTGGATTTTTTCCCCAGCCGCGGATGGGAAAAAGTTTATCGCGACCAATACAGCTATGATTCCACCTTCAATTTCCTGTGCGTGCCGAACGACACGCACAATTGCCGCTTGACGGCCTTCGTCCGCGATGGTGTGGCTCTCAGAATTGAACAGGCTTATGACATGGGCGGAGTCGGCGATCTTTATGGCAACAAGGTTTCTGCCGGGTGGGCGCCGCGTGGATGCCTGAAAGGTTACACGCTGGTCCAGCGAGTTTACGGACCGCATCGCCATAAGTTTCCCACTGTGCGCAAATGCTGGCTGGAGTGGGCGGATGCTGGGTTTCCGCGCGAGGGAGATTACGTCGAGAGATATTTTAAAAAGCGCGGTGAGGACGATCGCGTCCGCGTTAGCTGGGACCAGGCCTTTACCCTGATCGCAAAGGCAATTCTCAATATCACGCAGACATATGGCGGGGCGGAAGGCGCGGCGTTGCTTGAGAGACAAGGCTATCCCAAGCCGATGATCGACCAACTTGGCGGCGTTGGCACGCAGGCCATCAAGATGCGCTCAGCCATTGCTGCATGCGGGCCGGTGTCAAAGCAAGGAGCGCTGGTTCGCTTTGCCAATATGCTTGCCCTGGTGGATACGCATGTACGCAAGGTAGAACCGGCGCAGGCAAAGGGCGCCCGCCATTGGACAACTTATGAATATCTTGGCGACATGGACCCCGGCTTCCCCCAGGTTACAGGAGTCAACTCCTTTGATGTTGACATGGCTGATATGCGCCACAGCAAGCTGGTGGTGGTGATTGGCAAGAATTTTGTCGAACACAAGATGGCTGATGTGCATTGGATGGTAGAGGGTATGGAGCGCAAGGCCAAGATTGTCGTGATCGGGCCCGACTACAACCCTACGTCGCAAAAAGCTGATTCGTGGATTCCCGTCCGGCCTGGCTCCGATACGGCGCTCCTGCTGGGCGTCGCCAATCTCATTATCCAGAAAAACTATCACGACGAAACTTTTATCAAGAAGCACTCTGACATGCCTTTGCTCGTGCGCCTGGATACGCTCAAAAAGCTGCGCGCCGCGGACATTATTCCCAACTACAAGAACGCGGAAAATACCGGCTACAGCGCGGAAGTCCAGAAGATCGATCCCAAGATGCGGGCGCAATGGGGCGACTACGTGGTTTGGAATGCAAAGACCAACCAGCCGGCGGTGATCACGCGCGAAGACGTAGGCGACAAAATGCTGGCCAAAGGAATTGACCCGGTTCTGGATGGAGAATTCACCGTGCAAACCGTGGATGGGAAGCCGGTTCGCTGCCGTACTGGGTTCAGCATTCAGCGGGAAGTGCTCTCCTATTACACCGTGGAGCGAGTTTCGCAGATCACGAGCACGCCGCCGAATTTGATCGAGCAACTGGCGCATGACATCGGCACCATCAAGCCGTGCGCGATGCATTCCGGCGAGGGGGTAAACCACTACTACCACGCGGACCTTAAAGGCCGAGCCGTCATTATGCTGTGCACCTTGACCGGCAATTTGGGCACCTTTGGAGCAGGACCAGGAACGTGGGCCGGCAATTACAAAGTCAATTCCATGGATGGTCTGCCCGCGTATGTGGCGGAAGATCCCTTCAACCCCAATGAGGCCACGCCGAAACTCCGCAAGACGTACACCGAAGAGCATCCGGTGTTCTGGGTGAATGGCGGGCCAACGTGGGCGACGGGAAAGACCCACATGCCTACGCCCACGAAAATGATGTGGACGGCAAACACCAACATGATCAACAACTGCCCATGGCTTTATAACCTGCTCACGCATGAGCTGCCCAAAGTGGAGTTGTTCATCAATAATGATTGGGAATATAACCTGAGCTGCGAATACTCTGATATCGCGCTGCCGGTCCCAAGCTGGCTGGAGACAACCCTTCCGGATATTGTGGGCTCGGCTTCCAATCCTTTTTGCAGCATCTGGAAAGGCGGAATTAAACCGATCTTCGATACGAAGATGGATGCGGAAACGGTCGCCGGCGTGGCGCGCAAGCTGACAGAGATGACCGGAGATTCTCGATTCGAAAACTACTTTAAATACATTTTGGAAGGGAAAGCGGAGTTTTACATCCAGCGCCTGATGGACGCTTCAACCACGCTCAAAGGCTATAACTGCGAGGAAATCCTGAAGTCGGGCCGCTCCGTCCTCATGAACTTCCGCACCTATCCACGGATTACGGGATATGAGCAAATCCAGGAGAGCGCGCCGTTTTACAACAAGACAGGACGACTGGAGTTTTACCGCGAAGAGGATACCTTTATTCGCGAAGGTGAAAATGTTGTCGTTCACCGCGAGCCGATCGAAGCCACACCCTATCTGCCCAACGTAATTATTTCTGGGCCGGCTGCGGGGCTCCGGCCTGAGCCACGAAATATTCCTGTTACCGCCACCAGCGCGGATGACAGAGGCAAGCGCAACCTTGTCTTGCCATGGGAAAAGGCGAAGGACATAGAGAATCCGCTTCACGCCAGGGGCTACAAATTTGTATTTATCAGCACCAAAACGCGGCATTCCACGCATTCCTCATGGATGATGGCGGACTGGAACAAGATGTGGATCTCCAGCTTTGGCGATCCTTACCGCAGTGACAAAAGATCACCAGGAGTTGGCGAGCCAGAGATCAGGATCAATCCACAAGATGCCAAGGCATTGGGCATCAATGACGGCGATTACGTGTGGGTGGATGCCAATGATGAGGACCGTCCTTATAAAGGATGGAAACCGGATGATCCGCTGTACCAGGCGGCGCGCCTTAAGTTGCGTGGCCGTTATGATCCCCGTGTTCGTCCTGGAATGGTCATTTCACGCCATGCGCCCTGGGCGGCAACGCCAAGAACTGTAGCCGCACAGCGCAATCGCAAAGATGGGCGCACTCTCAGTGACAGCGGTTATGAATCCAATTTCCGGAGTGGCTCACTGCAAAGCTGCGTGCGGGTTTATTGCCAGCCCACCATGATGACCGATGACCTGATACGAAAAAATTCAGTCGGGCAGGGCATTGGACAAGGGCAAGGCAATGATGCCTATGGCGTGAACACTCCTTACAAGGAAGCCCTGGTAAGGATTACAAAGGCTGAGGACGGCGGCATTGATGGCCACGGGCAGTGGGAGCCTACGCTCACAGGATTTACTCCCGGCAATGAGAGCGCAACCATGCGCGAGTACCTGGAAGGCAGCTTTATCAAGAATAAATCTGACTCATGA
- a CDS encoding c-type cytochrome codes for MDVRVIAAALAVAFILVCSISAQSPVRHTEGNSVTSGRELYKVQCAYCHGTEGKGDGEAAHLLFPRPRDLASGLFTLRSTPAGSPPTDDDLLRTITRGIPGSGMPSFSFLNEAERKALVAYVESMSPKFSSMRAKENQSLSLSAKPAESAEIVAAGKAVYEKAHCAACHGTAGQGDGEGARDLEDDAGFPIKVRNFTTGPFKGGASVEDIYLRIATGMDGTPMRVRPGLSEIERWQLAYYVKSLCKAASCDSTPMPASGLLLSARTRRKLPLDDPFAASWNSAPTLRIPLNSLWNRGIAAPDLRVRSLNDGHTIAFLLDWNDSTKNSSTVLPQDFSDAVALQFFSGQGNATLAMGDTNTEVTIWQWKADWQEHIDRGRRSGPEDAHPWMVNDPYPVPGAAAVEAGNPIALTHRLTPVEEATARGFGTVTPKPLGSQLVAGKGVWRDGQWHVVLSRAIATNSGIRSEGETRLGFAVWDGSQGDREGQKAISTWYTLMLGRK; via the coding sequence ATGGATGTGCGTGTTATCGCCGCAGCTCTTGCTGTCGCATTCATCTTAGTGTGCTCTATTTCAGCACAATCGCCGGTACGCCATACTGAAGGCAATTCCGTGACGAGCGGACGTGAGCTCTATAAAGTGCAATGCGCTTACTGTCACGGGACTGAAGGAAAAGGCGACGGGGAAGCGGCGCATCTTTTATTTCCAAGACCACGCGATCTTGCGTCCGGCCTTTTCACATTGCGCTCCACGCCGGCAGGCTCTCCTCCCACTGATGATGATCTTTTGCGCACGATTACGCGGGGCATCCCCGGGTCCGGCATGCCGAGCTTCTCTTTTTTGAATGAGGCCGAGCGCAAAGCTCTGGTCGCCTATGTAGAGAGCATGTCGCCTAAGTTTTCTTCCATGCGGGCGAAGGAGAATCAGTCTCTAAGTTTGAGCGCTAAGCCCGCGGAGTCTGCTGAAATCGTTGCTGCAGGAAAAGCGGTTTATGAAAAGGCACATTGCGCGGCCTGCCATGGCACAGCAGGCCAGGGGGATGGAGAAGGGGCCCGTGATCTGGAAGACGATGCTGGCTTTCCCATCAAGGTACGCAACTTTACTACCGGCCCATTCAAGGGCGGAGCTTCAGTTGAAGATATCTATCTGCGAATCGCTACTGGGATGGATGGAACGCCCATGCGAGTACGTCCGGGCTTGAGCGAGATAGAGCGATGGCAACTGGCGTACTACGTCAAATCGCTTTGCAAAGCGGCTAGTTGTGATTCTACTCCCATGCCCGCCAGCGGCTTGCTCCTTTCAGCCAGGACACGACGCAAGCTGCCGCTGGATGATCCTTTTGCCGCATCCTGGAACAGCGCTCCTACGCTTCGCATACCGCTGAACTCTCTCTGGAACCGCGGCATCGCCGCGCCTGACCTGAGGGTGCGATCGCTTAACGACGGTCATACGATTGCATTTCTTCTGGACTGGAATGACAGCACGAAAAACTCGAGCACTGTTTTGCCGCAGGATTTCAGCGATGCTGTGGCCCTGCAATTCTTTTCCGGTCAAGGAAATGCCACGCTGGCCATGGGAGACACTAATACTGAAGTCACCATCTGGCAGTGGAAAGCTGACTGGCAAGAACATATCGATCGCGGACGGAGATCCGGGCCAGAAGACGCGCATCCATGGATGGTGAATGATCCCTATCCCGTGCCGGGCGCGGCAGCGGTTGAAGCAGGAAATCCCATAGCACTTACACATCGCCTAACCCCCGTTGAAGAGGCGACAGCCCGGGGCTTTGGTACGGTAACGCCAAAGCCCCTGGGATCACAACTGGTCGCGGGAAAAGGTGTATGGCGAGACGGGCAATGGCATGTGGTGCTCTCACGCGCGATTGCGACGAATAGCGGTATTCGAAGCGAAGGTGAAACCAGGCTTGGCTTCGCCGTGTGGGACGGAAGCCAGGGCGATCGCGAAGGGCAGAAAGCAATTTCCACCTGGTACACCCTGATGCTGGGGCGAAAGTGA
- a CDS encoding 4Fe-4S dicluster domain-containing protein, with amino-acid sequence MPKVYNWQLGRPMEFPRPQQRPKRQFSAVFNINRCIGCQTCTMASKSTWTHSPGQEAMWWNNVETKPFGGYPHGWDIKTLELLGPQPGWQQSGAKEADVNTSGPESAPYGVYEGQTLFEAALNRVSGSEQKVVGYLPADHEWRYPNIYEDSPNEHPEIKDGITTRGSQLPEHKTFFFYLARICNHCTYAACLAACPNNAIYKRPEDGVVLIDQERCRGERKCVEACPYKKAMYNQATGTSEKCIACYPRLEGKDPITQGKPMITRCNAACVGKIRLQGWVDDPEGPLHFLVHKEKVALPLYPQFGTEPNVYYIPPRWAPRKYLEQMFGPGVEHAIERYTNPSHELLGVLQLFNSIQVVISKYKVAEKEAIGYDDDGRELVRVPIEEPIYIRPKKHLNIT; translated from the coding sequence ATGCCTAAAGTCTATAACTGGCAATTGGGCCGGCCGATGGAGTTTCCACGGCCACAGCAGCGTCCTAAAAGGCAATTTTCCGCCGTGTTCAATATCAATCGCTGCATTGGGTGCCAGACTTGCACAATGGCATCCAAAAGCACCTGGACCCATTCGCCGGGACAGGAAGCAATGTGGTGGAACAACGTGGAGACAAAGCCTTTCGGCGGCTATCCGCATGGTTGGGACATAAAGACGCTTGAACTGCTGGGACCGCAACCAGGCTGGCAGCAGAGTGGCGCAAAAGAAGCAGACGTGAATACTTCAGGCCCTGAAAGCGCTCCCTATGGAGTGTATGAAGGGCAGACGCTGTTTGAAGCGGCCTTGAATCGTGTCTCTGGGAGCGAGCAAAAAGTTGTGGGCTATCTGCCTGCTGACCATGAGTGGCGCTATCCGAATATCTATGAGGATTCGCCCAATGAGCATCCTGAAATCAAAGATGGGATCACGACCCGTGGGTCCCAGCTTCCTGAGCACAAAACTTTCTTCTTCTATCTGGCAAGGATATGCAATCACTGCACGTACGCAGCTTGCCTGGCAGCTTGTCCTAATAACGCGATTTATAAGCGCCCGGAAGATGGAGTTGTTTTAATCGACCAGGAGCGCTGCCGCGGGGAGAGGAAATGTGTGGAGGCGTGCCCCTACAAAAAGGCCATGTATAACCAGGCGACGGGAACATCGGAAAAATGCATTGCCTGTTATCCGCGCCTTGAGGGCAAAGACCCTATCACCCAGGGCAAGCCGATGATCACGCGGTGTAACGCAGCCTGCGTCGGCAAAATTCGATTGCAGGGCTGGGTCGACGATCCTGAAGGTCCGCTGCATTTTCTTGTGCATAAGGAAAAAGTCGCTTTACCGCTTTATCCGCAATTCGGCACCGAGCCGAACGTGTATTACATTCCGCCGCGCTGGGCGCCACGCAAATATCTGGAACAGATGTTTGGGCCGGGCGTTGAGCATGCCATTGAACGCTACACGAATCCATCGCATGAGCTGCTTGGTGTATTGCAGCTTTTCAACTCAATCCAGGTGGTTATCTCCAAATATAAGGTGGCGGAAAAAGAAGCCATTGGCTATGACGACGATGGCCGTGAACTGGTGCGCGTCCCAATTGAAGAACCGATCTATATCCGTCCTAAAAAGCATTTGAACATTACTTAG
- a CDS encoding iron-sulfur cluster assembly accessory protein, with protein sequence MASPATVNVEIAGKAPVILTPVAIEKAKQFISEKTPVPAGLRIGVAGGGCSGFTYSMHFENVAGEMDKIYGFDGLAVFIDATSAMYLQGCVVDYEDTPDGAGFIFENPNQKTTCGCGSSCSA encoded by the coding sequence ATGGCTTCCCCCGCCACCGTGAATGTTGAGATTGCAGGTAAAGCTCCGGTCATTCTTACCCCAGTCGCTATTGAAAAGGCGAAACAGTTTATCTCTGAGAAAACACCTGTGCCTGCCGGGTTGCGGATTGGCGTAGCCGGCGGCGGCTGTTCTGGATTTACCTACTCCATGCACTTTGAGAACGTTGCCGGTGAGATGGACAAGATATACGGCTTTGACGGGCTGGCGGTTTTTATTGATGCCACGTCAGCCATGTATCTGCAGGGCTGCGTTGTGGATTATGAAGACACTCCAGACGGCGCCGGTTTCATCTTTGAAAATCCTAATCAGAAGACCACTTGTGGATGTGGATCTTCCTGCAGCGCTTAA
- a CDS encoding molecular chaperone TorD family protein, whose amino-acid sequence MQEMKSMASAGAMQNSAGMLPSTNTMAGESKRGRTARSRAMVYSILAQALSSPSEALCLAVREGALSALLGVALEDAPPAHRRMIEAGLLESFTAISGDESFAGAILAEYTRLFSSNLHCMQYEADYLGRNAENSVHVIAAIASMYSTFGVRLADTVGERPDHIAVELDFMNFLAAKEAYASDRNQVANAGLCRRAQVYFLSKHLARWGRMFAGNLAQATIASFYRSICELLDRFLAAETRYFKIEISPVMPQETNASEKCGCNHCSGTNAEQPKELVQLTGLVQEMMSRSD is encoded by the coding sequence ATGCAAGAGATGAAATCAATGGCCTCGGCGGGTGCTATGCAGAACTCGGCAGGCATGCTTCCGTCCACCAATACCATGGCAGGCGAGAGCAAACGAGGCCGCACGGCGCGAAGCCGAGCCATGGTTTATTCCATCCTGGCCCAGGCTTTGTCCTCGCCAAGTGAGGCGCTTTGTTTGGCAGTCAGGGAAGGAGCCCTCAGTGCCTTGCTTGGCGTTGCACTCGAGGATGCACCGCCTGCTCATCGTCGCATGATCGAAGCCGGCTTGCTGGAGAGCTTTACGGCAATCTCCGGCGATGAATCTTTCGCCGGCGCAATTTTGGCCGAATACACGCGTCTGTTTTCATCAAACCTGCACTGCATGCAATACGAGGCCGACTACTTGGGGCGAAACGCAGAAAACTCTGTGCATGTAATTGCGGCAATCGCCAGCATGTATTCCACTTTTGGCGTCAGATTGGCGGACACAGTTGGAGAGCGCCCTGATCACATTGCCGTTGAGCTGGACTTCATGAATTTTCTTGCCGCCAAAGAAGCCTATGCCAGTGACAGGAACCAGGTTGCGAACGCCGGATTGTGCCGTCGCGCGCAAGTCTATTTCTTGAGCAAACATCTGGCCCGCTGGGGCCGCATGTTCGCCGGCAATCTTGCGCAGGCGACCATAGCATCTTTTTACCGCTCTATTTGTGAGCTTCTGGATCGATTCCTTGCCGCCGAAACCAGGTATTTCAAGATTGAAATCTCGCCGGTTATGCCGCAGGAAACCAATGCTTCAGAAAAGTGCGGCTGCAATCACTGTTCAGGGACTAACGCTGAGCAGCCGAAGGAACTGGTGCAGCTTACCGGGCTTGTTCAAGAAATGATGAGCAGAAGCGACTAG